A part of uncultured Methanobrevibacter sp. genomic DNA contains:
- a CDS encoding N-acetylneuraminate synthase family protein, protein MNIFNKRPFLIADIGFNFFDIAQKEGISDIDAAKLMIDEAKSCGVDAVMFQSYSLKNIISQNAPAYWDLSDEPIDSQFELFKKFDKFGRDDFKQLSDYCNDVGIMFLSTPYDFEAVDYLDEFMDVYAISSSDITNIPFIEYIASKNKPILLSTGASTLKEIKDAIDAIEEVSTVDIAILHCVLSHPTFYEDANLLMIKDLAKNFPDYEIGYSDHTKSDENMMILTTAYNYGAVILEKHFTLDKTLPGNDHAHAMDVDDVLKFKDNLNFLSKISGRINKQPLICESATRKEIRRSVVAKKDIAKGKVIEKSDIAFKRPGTGISPTDVGDVIGKVATVDILEDTLIDFEMLQ, encoded by the coding sequence TTGAATATTTTTAATAAAAGACCATTTTTAATCGCAGATATTGGATTTAATTTCTTTGACATTGCTCAAAAAGAAGGGATTTCAGACATTGATGCCGCAAAGCTTATGATTGATGAGGCAAAGTCATGCGGTGTTGATGCAGTAATGTTTCAGTCATACAGTTTGAAAAATATAATATCTCAAAATGCTCCTGCTTATTGGGATTTGTCTGACGAACCAATTGATTCTCAGTTTGAATTGTTTAAAAAATTCGATAAATTTGGTCGTGATGATTTCAAACAGTTATCTGATTATTGTAATGATGTTGGAATCATGTTTTTGTCAACACCTTATGATTTTGAAGCTGTTGATTATTTGGATGAGTTTATGGATGTTTATGCCATATCCTCTTCAGACATAACAAATATCCCATTCATTGAGTATATTGCAAGTAAGAATAAGCCGATATTGCTTTCAACAGGAGCATCGACTTTGAAAGAAATTAAAGATGCAATTGATGCAATTGAAGAGGTTTCTACTGTAGATATAGCTATTTTGCATTGTGTTTTATCACATCCTACATTTTATGAGGATGCAAATCTCTTAATGATTAAAGATTTAGCCAAAAATTTCCCTGATTATGAAATTGGGTACTCTGACCATACAAAATCCGATGAAAACATGATGATTTTAACAACAGCATATAATTATGGTGCAGTAATTTTGGAAAAGCATTTCACTCTAGATAAGACTTTACCGGGCAATGACCATGCTCATGCAATGGATGTTGATGATGTTTTAAAATTTAAAGATAATTTAAACTTCCTATCTAAAATTAGCGGTCGCATCAATAAACAACCTTTGATTTGTGAATCTGCTACAAGAAAAGAAATAAGAAGATCTGTTGTGGCTAAAAAAGATATTGCTAAGGGTAAAGTAATCGAAAAATCAGATATTGCATTTAAAAGGCCAGGAACTGGCATATCTCCAACCGATGTTGGTGATGTTATTGGAAAAGTTGCAACTGTTGATATTTTGGAAGATACTTTAATTGATTTTGAAATGTTGCAATGA
- a CDS encoding phosphoglycolate phosphatase — MTIEAIAVDIDGTITDEKRQICISAIEALRKAESNGIPTIIVTGNVVNYAYAAEVLIGCSGGLVAENGGVVFKEGENNNAVETMVERDFVTSAEKHLKEKLGEKFDKHASHDNMYRLTETVFYKTLARSELEEALKDFKYIEQLELYDSGFALHITDKRVNKGTSLKYLCERNGINMDNVMAIGDSQNDEDFLKQAGYKIAVGNAEDKLKQISTYTCENNFGDGVAEAIEKFAL, encoded by the coding sequence ATGACAATAGAAGCGATTGCAGTAGATATTGATGGTACAATTACAGATGAAAAAAGACAAATTTGCATTTCTGCAATTGAAGCATTGAGAAAAGCGGAGTCAAATGGGATTCCCACCATCATCGTTACAGGAAATGTTGTAAATTATGCTTATGCAGCAGAAGTATTAATCGGATGCAGCGGAGGACTAGTTGCTGAAAATGGCGGCGTTGTTTTTAAAGAAGGAGAAAACAACAATGCCGTTGAAACAATGGTTGAAAGAGATTTTGTAACATCCGCAGAAAAACACCTGAAAGAGAAATTGGGTGAAAAATTCGACAAACATGCATCCCACGACAATATGTATCGCCTGACAGAAACCGTATTTTACAAAACTCTGGCCAGAAGCGAACTTGAAGAAGCACTGAAAGATTTTAAGTACATCGAACAATTAGAATTATACGACAGTGGATTTGCTCTCCACATTACTGATAAAAGAGTTAACAAAGGAACTTCACTTAAATATTTATGTGAAAGGAATGGAATCAACATGGATAATGTCATGGCCATTGGAGACAGCCAAAACGATGAAGACTTTTTAAAGCAGGCAGGTTATAAAATAGCTGTCGGAAATGCAGAAGATAAATTAAAACAGATAAGCACATATACCTGCGAAAATAACTTTGGTGACGGTGTAGCTGAAGCTATTGAAAAATTTGCCCTATAA
- a CDS encoding cytidylyltransferase domain-containing protein, protein MFNNNKILVVIPARGSSKVIPRKNMRLLYSRPLIFYSIRTAKLSQYVDDVVVTTDDSEIALLAEKFGASVIRYTNLVEEEPVSLDALVHNAMIQKEKLTFDEYDIVITLKPTSPLLKTQTLDKTIEKFEDFSIDSVVTVVDDRHLNWGYDEDNKRYFPLYIKRVEKELLPKSFKETGAILATRRSFVHEDSRLGTNIDLVELSREESIDIVNKEDWIVAENYLQKKRVAIIVNAYEEIGTGHIDRCLSMASKFVFHDILFLIDENHPLGIDILKKYNYPFDVYDGEDELFEKLRRFHTQIVVNDILDTSSEYILKLKNEGYFVVNFEDLGVGSEFADVVFDSLYEHDSSQKNIFSGYKYYILKEEFYFQPQKIITDEVRNVLIFFDGSDLDNLTGKVLNSILATNYQGRINIILGLDYPNKEEFVSKIESNPAIQVYTNVSDISEFIFKADIIFTSAGKTTYDICSLGVPTICLSRDERELTHVFCSEAAGFINLGLGVNVDETEIGEQFVSLVNNFDQRIEMNKRMLSIDLKNGFDNISSTIKAEYRRFKLRK, encoded by the coding sequence ATGTTTAATAATAATAAAATTTTAGTAGTAATTCCGGCTCGGGGCAGTTCTAAAGTCATTCCTCGTAAAAATATGCGTTTACTTTACAGTAGGCCATTAATTTTTTACTCAATTAGAACCGCTAAACTATCCCAATATGTTGATGATGTTGTTGTTACTACTGATGATTCTGAAATTGCATTGCTTGCTGAAAAATTTGGCGCAAGTGTGATTAGATATACTAATTTGGTTGAAGAGGAACCTGTTTCTTTGGATGCGCTTGTTCACAATGCAATGATTCAAAAAGAAAAATTAACTTTTGATGAATATGATATTGTAATAACTTTAAAGCCTACTTCTCCGTTGCTTAAAACACAGACACTGGACAAGACTATTGAAAAATTTGAAGACTTCTCAATAGATAGTGTTGTTACTGTTGTAGATGATAGGCATTTAAATTGGGGATATGATGAGGATAACAAGAGATATTTCCCATTATACATTAAAAGAGTTGAAAAAGAGTTGTTGCCAAAGTCATTTAAGGAAACTGGAGCTATATTAGCTACTCGTAGGTCATTTGTACATGAAGATTCACGTTTGGGAACCAATATTGATTTGGTTGAATTATCAAGGGAAGAAAGTATCGACATTGTTAATAAGGAAGATTGGATAGTTGCTGAAAATTACCTTCAAAAGAAAAGGGTTGCGATTATTGTAAATGCATATGAAGAAATTGGAACAGGACATATTGACAGATGCTTATCTATGGCTTCAAAATTCGTTTTCCATGATATCCTATTTTTAATTGATGAGAATCATCCATTAGGTATTGATATTTTAAAGAAATATAATTATCCTTTTGATGTTTACGATGGTGAAGATGAGTTATTTGAAAAATTACGAAGATTCCATACTCAAATTGTTGTTAATGATATTTTAGACACATCTTCGGAATATATTCTTAAATTAAAAAATGAAGGTTATTTCGTTGTTAACTTTGAAGATTTGGGTGTTGGCAGTGAATTTGCCGATGTTGTATTTGATTCACTCTATGAGCATGATTCCTCTCAAAAAAATATATTTTCAGGTTATAAATATTATATCTTGAAGGAAGAATTCTATTTCCAACCTCAAAAAATAATCACTGATGAAGTAAGAAATGTATTGATATTTTTCGATGGAAGCGATTTGGACAACTTAACCGGAAAGGTATTGAATTCTATTTTGGCTACTAATTATCAAGGTAGAATAAACATTATTTTGGGATTGGATTATCCTAATAAAGAAGAGTTTGTATCTAAAATTGAATCAAATCCTGCCATTCAGGTTTATACTAACGTATCAGATATAAGCGAATTCATTTTTAAAGCAGACATTATTTTTACTTCCGCTGGAAAAACAACATATGATATCTGTTCATTGGGTGTTCCAACAATTTGCTTAAGTCGGGATGAAAGGGAACTTACTCATGTCTTTTGCAGTGAAGCAGCTGGATTTATCAACTTGGGTCTTGGGGTGAATGTTGACGAGACGGAAATTGGCGAGCAATTTGTGAGTCTTGTAAATAATTTTGATCAAAGAATTGAAATGAATAAAAGAATGCTCTCCATTGATTTGAAAAATGGATTTGATAATATTTCATCAACTATTAAAGCTGAATATAGAAGGTTTAAATTACGTAAATAG
- the eif1A gene encoding translation initiation factor eIF-1A, giving the protein MLKCYYIFGGEYLSKPNQNQQQEYRRVRTPKKGEIPGVVEQIMGHGKLKVRCADGNIRMTRIPGKMKKRIWIREGDVILVKPWDFQSDEKADVIWRYTKTESNWLERKGYLKM; this is encoded by the coding sequence ATGCTTAAATGCTATTATATTTTTGGAGGAGAGTATTTGTCTAAACCTAATCAAAATCAACAACAAGAATACAGAAGAGTAAGAACTCCTAAAAAAGGAGAAATCCCTGGAGTAGTTGAGCAAATTATGGGACATGGAAAATTAAAAGTCCGCTGTGCTGATGGAAATATTAGAATGACCAGAATCCCTGGAAAAATGAAAAAACGTATTTGGATTCGTGAAGGAGATGTAATCCTTGTAAAACCATGGGATTTCCAATCTGATGAAAAAGCCGATGTAATTTGGAGATACACAAAAACCGAATCAAATTGGCTTGAAAGAAAAGGCTACTTAAAAATGTAA
- the hypD gene encoding hydrogenase formation protein HypD, which produces MKNMSQELLKRIKELSAPVKIMHVCGSHEHTIMENGIRSLLPDEVEIIAGPGCPVCVVPSREIDEALELIDKGVTITTFGDMLRVPGSERSLADAKAEGGDVRVVYGINRAIEIAEKEDNDVAFISAGFETTAPTTAAELLAKPPENFSVLSCHRLIPPAIDFLINSGETSLNALIQPGHVCTIIGTKPFEYFSTDFGIPQAVAGFNPLDILMSVYMILRQIHNETPKIENEYKRAVREEGNVIAQDMIDQVFDVTSREWRGFPKIPNSILEIKDEFSEFNAREKYDIEVKDVNEAPKGCICGPILRGLARPEDCKLFRKACNPLHPIGACMVSKEGTCNIAHRYSR; this is translated from the coding sequence ATGAAAAACATGTCACAAGAATTATTAAAAAGAATAAAAGAATTATCCGCACCTGTGAAAATAATGCATGTATGCGGATCTCATGAACACACAATCATGGAAAACGGAATTAGAAGTTTGCTCCCGGATGAAGTTGAAATTATTGCAGGTCCAGGTTGTCCAGTTTGTGTCGTTCCATCACGTGAAATTGATGAGGCATTGGAGCTTATCGACAAGGGAGTTACAATCACAACATTTGGAGACATGCTAAGAGTTCCAGGTTCTGAAAGGTCTCTTGCTGATGCTAAAGCTGAAGGCGGCGATGTGAGAGTAGTGTATGGAATCAACAGAGCTATTGAAATAGCTGAAAAAGAAGACAACGATGTTGCATTCATATCCGCAGGTTTTGAAACAACCGCACCTACAACAGCTGCAGAATTATTAGCAAAACCTCCTGAAAATTTCTCAGTGCTTTCATGCCACAGATTAATTCCACCGGCAATTGATTTTTTAATCAATTCAGGAGAAACAAGCTTAAATGCATTAATACAGCCAGGACACGTTTGTACAATTATTGGAACAAAACCATTCGAATACTTCTCAACAGACTTTGGAATCCCACAGGCAGTAGCCGGATTCAATCCATTAGACATATTGATGTCAGTTTATATGATTCTAAGACAAATTCATAATGAAACACCGAAAATAGAAAATGAATACAAAAGGGCAGTTCGAGAAGAAGGAAATGTCATTGCCCAGGACATGATTGATCAGGTATTTGATGTTACTTCAAGAGAATGGAGAGGATTTCCAAAAATACCTAATTCAATTTTGGAAATAAAAGATGAATTCAGTGAATTCAATGCCCGTGAAAAATATGACATTGAAGTGAAAGACGTTAATGAAGCTCCTAAAGGATGCATATGTGGACCTATTTTAAGAGGACTTGCACGTCCTGAAGACTGCAAACTATTTAGAAAAGCATGCAATCCACTCCATCCAATCGGAGCATGTATGGTAAGTAAAGAAGGAACCTGCAATATTGCACATAGATATTCAAGATAG
- a CDS encoding TldD/PmbA family protein: MIYEIAEKAKKEVENNCDAYEIYVDESKLIELDSKQDELNFAKEEIEAGIGIRVIKDNKIGFAFTSNLNKISETAKQSIENTKLNKIDENYSFAEVEKVKDVKKVYDKKFNDLDLNESVELLKSVISQASDSGCEVTESGFSASAGRSLILNSNGVSIENKGTGFGIALSVTIQKDGEVATAYNSSSSRFYDLDGEKLANEVCDLAKSSLNSKPIETDNYNVVLDYYAATGLLQTFITAFDGENVARGRSILKDKIGTEIVNPSLSIIDNPLLEKGMNTTRCDGEGSVSETTELIKDGVLNSFIYDIYTANKEGVKTTSNGYRGSYLSTPMISPSNLEFKFDEMKDLSEIKKGVLTTSVLGAHTANPISGDFSVEANNAFKIENGEITEPINKAMISGNIFEIMKQVEGLKSEIKQYGSFILPKLLVHDLRVVGQN; this comes from the coding sequence ATGATTTATGAAATAGCTGAAAAAGCAAAAAAAGAAGTTGAAAACAATTGTGATGCTTATGAAATTTATGTTGATGAATCCAAACTTATTGAACTGGATTCTAAACAGGACGAATTAAATTTTGCAAAAGAAGAAATTGAAGCAGGAATAGGAATTAGAGTAATAAAAGACAATAAGATTGGTTTTGCATTTACTTCAAACCTCAATAAAATTTCCGAAACCGCAAAACAGTCAATTGAAAATACAAAATTAAACAAAATCGATGAAAATTATTCCTTTGCAGAAGTGGAAAAAGTAAAAGATGTCAAAAAAGTTTATGATAAAAAATTTAACGACCTTGACCTGAATGAATCCGTGGAATTGCTAAAAAGTGTGATATCACAGGCTAGCGATAGCGGATGTGAAGTTACGGAATCTGGTTTTTCTGCAAGCGCTGGAAGGTCATTAATACTTAACTCAAACGGTGTTTCAATAGAAAATAAAGGAACAGGATTTGGCATAGCATTATCAGTGACCATTCAAAAGGATGGTGAAGTTGCAACAGCATATAATTCATCATCATCAAGATTTTATGATTTGGATGGTGAAAAATTAGCCAATGAAGTATGTGATTTGGCCAAAAGTTCTTTAAATTCAAAACCTATTGAAACAGACAATTATAATGTTGTTCTTGACTATTACGCTGCTACAGGACTTCTTCAAACATTCATCACAGCATTTGATGGTGAAAATGTGGCAAGAGGAAGATCAATATTGAAAGATAAAATCGGCACCGAAATAGTCAACCCATCATTGAGCATTATTGATAACCCATTACTGGAAAAGGGAATGAATACAACAAGATGTGATGGTGAGGGAAGCGTATCCGAAACTACCGAATTGATTAAAGACGGTGTTTTGAATTCATTTATCTATGACATCTACACAGCAAATAAGGAAGGCGTGAAAACAACATCAAATGGATATCGAGGAAGCTATTTATCAACTCCAATGATTTCCCCATCAAATCTTGAGTTCAAATTTGATGAAATGAAAGATTTATCCGAAATTAAAAAAGGAGTGCTGACTACCAGCGTACTTGGAGCGCATACTGCCAACCCAATTTCAGGAGACTTTTCAGTAGAAGCAAATAACGCATTCAAAATAGAAAATGGAGAAATTACCGAACCAATCAATAAAGCAATGATTTCAGGAAATATCTTTGAAATCATGAAACAAGTAGAAGGATTAAAATCAGAAATCAAGCAATACGGTTCATTTATTCTTCCAAAATTATTGGTGCATGATTTAAGAGTGGTTGGTCAAAATTAA
- the glp gene encoding gephyrin-like molybdotransferase Glp produces the protein MGTEFLKIKECEEAIDIIQELFDENLKPQSEEIDVGEAYGRILYEDVYSRMDFPPFDKALKDGFAVLSEDSFGASEESPNTLEVIDFLEAGATTDKKVEKGKCIEISTGAAMPEGADAVLMVEYAEKMDDKVNLLTTVTPSQDVARKGSDIEEGNLILKKGDFLNPGKIGVLLSQGFETIEVYKKPSVGIVSSGNEITLQGEELEYGKIYDVNGGMIKNDAVSCGADAKFLGVMRDDYDEVKQKITDSLNEVDILFCSGGTSAGLGDVLKHVLDELGEVHIHGISVQPGKPTIVGVIDGKLVIGLPGNPVSALMIFNAFVAEPLTKLAGIEKDFELETVKGKITKRIHSQVGRMQYQLVKVDGENIQPIFKDSGAIFSLSTADGYVKIPKLVELVDEGEEVEVYLFN, from the coding sequence ATGGGTACTGAATTTTTAAAAATTAAGGAATGCGAAGAGGCAATTGATATTATTCAAGAATTATTTGATGAAAATCTAAAGCCCCAAAGCGAAGAAATTGATGTTGGCGAAGCTTACGGCAGGATTTTGTATGAGGATGTTTATTCCAGAATGGATTTTCCACCATTTGATAAAGCATTAAAGGATGGATTTGCTGTTTTGTCAGAGGATAGTTTTGGAGCTTCTGAAGAATCACCAAATACTTTGGAAGTCATTGATTTTTTAGAGGCTGGTGCCACAACCGACAAAAAGGTTGAAAAAGGAAAATGTATTGAAATTAGTACTGGTGCGGCTATGCCTGAAGGTGCAGATGCTGTTTTGATGGTAGAATATGCTGAAAAAATGGATGATAAAGTTAATCTCTTAACCACTGTAACACCTTCACAGGATGTCGCCCGCAAAGGCTCTGACATTGAAGAAGGAAACCTGATTCTTAAAAAAGGCGATTTCTTAAATCCGGGTAAAATTGGAGTGTTGCTTTCACAGGGCTTTGAAACCATTGAAGTTTATAAAAAACCGAGTGTTGGTATAGTATCTTCTGGTAATGAAATAACTCTTCAGGGCGAGGAGCTTGAATATGGAAAAATCTATGATGTAAACGGTGGAATGATTAAAAACGATGCTGTTTCATGTGGTGCTGATGCTAAATTTTTAGGTGTCATGAGAGATGACTATGATGAAGTTAAGCAGAAAATCACAGATTCCCTAAATGAAGTGGATATATTGTTCTGTTCCGGCGGAACCTCTGCAGGTCTTGGAGATGTCCTAAAGCATGTATTGGATGAGCTGGGTGAAGTTCACATTCATGGAATTTCAGTTCAACCTGGAAAACCGACAATTGTTGGAGTCATTGATGGGAAGCTTGTAATTGGCCTTCCTGGAAATCCTGTTTCTGCTTTAATGATATTCAATGCATTTGTAGCCGAACCTTTAACAAAACTTGCCGGCATTGAAAAAGACTTTGAACTTGAAACTGTTAAAGGCAAAATCACAAAAAGAATCCATTCGCAAGTCGGAAGGATGCAATATCAGCTTGTAAAAGTTGATGGAGAGAATATTCAGCCAATTTTTAAAGATTCAGGTGCAATCTTTTCACTTTCAACTGCCGATGGTTATGTAAAAATTCCAAAATTGGTGGAATTGGTTGACGAAGGCGAAGAAGTAGAAGTTTATTTATTTAATTAG
- a CDS encoding GyrI-like domain-containing protein, with translation MDYEVKVIPEQKLGVINCKTPIEDLGVFLSILMDWVDTEDIETDGDPFIVYFSPRHEVNQGDVVYDVSIPIKQDAEETDRIRVVDMIENKVLSGMHYGSTENIMDTYAVLVEVAQANNYDIIGSPKEVLIKNFYNCDDEKDFITEIQLPIIEM, from the coding sequence ATGGATTATGAAGTAAAAGTAATTCCAGAACAAAAGTTGGGTGTTATTAACTGTAAAACCCCAATCGAAGATTTAGGTGTATTTCTTTCTATATTGATGGATTGGGTTGATACTGAAGATATTGAAACAGATGGTGATCCATTCATTGTTTACTTTTCACCAAGACATGAAGTAAACCAGGGTGACGTGGTTTATGATGTAAGTATTCCAATTAAACAGGATGCTGAAGAAACTGATAGAATTCGTGTTGTAGACATGATTGAAAATAAGGTTTTGAGTGGAATGCACTATGGCTCAACTGAGAATATTATGGATACCTATGCTGTATTGGTTGAAGTCGCTCAAGCTAATAATTATGATATAATAGGTTCTCCAAAAGAAGTTTTAATCAAGAATTTCTACAACTGTGATGATGAAAAAGATTTCATTACCGAAATACAATTGCCTATTATAGAAATGTAG